The DNA window tttttacctaaatagcgataaaaaaaatgttttacgaaacgcaatgtgtggcggccggtgttgattctgtggcgcaccgccacaaattagtctatgtgtgggaaacactgagttaTATTGAGGGAACATCATTTGATCATAACCTGTAATTACAGCCCGAAGATAAACCTGAGGAGATGGGAGAAATTGAGACGTCACAGAAAGAAGAGCCAGCGACTAGTAAGTTTCCGTACAGACGTAAGCCACTATGTACTGGATCAAAATGAGTGTTAAAAAGCTTACACCATGTTGATCCTCTCTGCAGAAAAACCAGTGACGGTGAAGTTCCTGTTGGCTCCGGTCACCATAGACCCCACCTCTGTAAAGACGAATGACGCATATGACTTCAACACTGATTTTAATTGAACatttatgttttgtgtttgtgatgtcaaGTCTTTCCCCATGTTTCATTACTGGTAAACGACCTTAATGTAAAACCTGTTTACCCACCAATTTACTAGTGAAGTACTTCTATACTTTTAGTAGTATAGAGGTATTTTGTTCATATGGATTGTTGTATATAGTCTGAACACACAAATAAATATCCTGTCTTACAATGATTTATTACAGTGGTAATTTAATACATTTATATGGATAATCTAAACTACAGAAATGAAGTGTAAAATACACAATTGAGGCAGCAGAAAATTGCAAATGGTTTTATTTAGTCTTGTGCAAAGGACACCGTACAAATATTTACATCAGCATTTGCATCTTACAAAACAGGCAGGTAAAACTGTTAACTTAACTGTAAAGGTTGAAAATTGACCCATGACATGCAAAATAAGCTTATACCAGATCAAGTAGTGGTTTGTAGTAAAATACTCAAAATGGAGGTAATGATGTGAGTACACTGACACTACCATTGTGCAACTGGAAAGGTATAGTGAACCTCTACATCAAGTTGAGTAAGAACAGGCAGACGTAGAATTTAAGGTGTTCTTTAGGAAGGCAAAAAAAACAGGTTCAGTTCCTGAGAGGTGGCTTGCTGGGAACCTGCTGGGATGGACAACTTTACTGCGGAGATACTTGCTCCAGTCTACTCATGTTTCCTGATTGGGTGAAATTTCCCGGTAGGATCTGGAATATACCACTTGTTCCATATGTCGGAAAACGAGGATGTCCTGCCCCAGGGTTTATAATGTCCGTTCCAATGAAGGAGCTTGGCTGCTTTAACAAACTGGGAGGAATAGCGGTTTCCAGCACCAGTCGCTCCTGTAAGTAGAATACAAAGTTGTATAACACATGCACATTGTACATTACAACAGGTGTTTCATAAGCTTAGACACTGCTTACCAAGATGCCTGACGTGCCACATGGGGTCGATGGGGGAGTAGTGTTTGTAGAAGACGATGAGTAGAGGTGGGGTGGTGATACTGTCTGCCAGGGTCTTACTGTACAGATCCTCACTGGTAGGAGGCAATAGAAAATACACTGATTACATAGCTGGCTCTAAATAAACCACCATAGTGATTCTTTCTAAAGGGTTGGAGTATAGTGTAATTCCCTGTTTATCTTTTCATACTAAAATAAGATTATGCATACAGAGCGATTGTCTCAGGCAATCTGGCCAGCAGACTTCCTCATTCCCAACATTCCCCATAACATTTCTCGCTTCATTATAACCTTGTTACAACCTCTGTGACTTACTGTGCATTGAGCTCCATCCAGTGTTCCAGCTGACTGGTGATGTTTTGGTGCTTCCATTCAGTCAGGTTAGCTAAGATTACTCCGGGGTTGAAGGAACAAGTATTGGCTCTCATTGCCAGCTTTTTAATGGAATCCTTCTTGAAATCCAGAAAGCCGAGGTAATTAATCTAAGggaaatacaattattttagaCACTGCCCTAGTACAAAGAAAATATACCACACGTCATGTGTTTGATACTGACATAACCAACATTTTTATATGACGTGTGCTTGTTAAAAGCACCTGTGCATACCTGATTTCCAGCCCCTCTGATGATGCCCTTGGAGGATGCAGAATCACAATCGTCTGAGAAGGCAGCTGCATGGCCTGACTTCAGGTTCATGTCGAACAATTCTTTGATATCCCCTGGAAAATACACCCCAGAACAATACTGAACATCCATTCCTCCGCATGTCCCGGAATAGAAAATCAAAACATGTTCTTACTAGCAATCACTATCATTTGTGAAATGGTACCGGAACTTAATGttgtgaaaacaaatgcaaTACATTATTAGAATACCTACCTTGTACAATAACATCGTCATCCAAATAAATGGCTTTTTCTGCGTCAGGTGCCAACGTAGGCATGTAAAATCGGGAGAACGTCaactaaaaaaacaacaaagcgGATGCCAACCAATTATGAttatcatttacattacatttacatttattcatttagcagacgcttttatccaaagcgacttccaagagagagctttacaaggtgcataggtcactgataataacaacaatatagccccaaagcattgcgggtagccaaaacaagaagcacacattgtgaacaaccaaaaaataagcaAAATTGTTTTTAAAAGAATACTTATGATAAGGGATTTAAGAGACTGGGGACGTGGGAATCACTGACCGGTTTTAGAGATTTCATTCTCTCAGGAACTTCGGGAATCTTCAAAGCATGAATATAGGCATCGAATACAATAATCTTATGTTTGGCACTGTTTAGCGAGGTCTTGCTCAGCCACAGCCTGATAATGGGGTAAAAAAGTGGAATCATAAAGTTATGTTATCTGCTGAACTGTTCATGTTCAAAAACTAAATGAAAATCGGAATCATACTTTAGGTGATCCACTGTGTCGTTCATAGTCACAATGTAGAAAACAACATTTGACATGGTGTTCTGGTAGATGCTATTCATGGCTGCCACAGCAGCACCCACTCTCTCTTGAGCTGCAGTGATGACCACTGGGATCTCTTCCCCAGCTCGGACAGGATCTGGCCTGAGATTTGGGGAGAACTCAGCCTCAAAAGGGAGAACTACACCGGGGACTGCATCTGTCAACAAGGAAACGTTAAGCATCAAGCATCAACACGTTTGGGGAGGAGTGAACAGTCCAATATACTTTGGTCCAAGTCTACATTATCTTACTACTAGGCCTATTGTTGTCTTTAACTCTCAACCAAAAGAAAAGTCCTAAAaatgtataggcctacattaggTGTGGGGGAAAAAATCAAAAATCacgaaatatatatatatatatatgtatatatatatataacattggggggggggggggggataaaaaATTGTGAATTGATTTTTAATCAATtagtgaccccaagaatcgaatcgTGGGGTACCAAAATATTCTATAAATCTAAAAATATTTATATGTTAGCAGGCTAGGCTATACCTGGATTCTCTCTCCTCAAAAAGTCATTGAGATGTAGAAGATTTCTTTGCACGATGATCAGGAAGGCGACTGCTAAGAGCACAAGAAGGGCCACGTTCACTGAAAAATAAATTCACAAAGAAAAGGATTAAAAACATCAGCGATCACAGCTGTGTTGCAGACGCCTCTACAACTAGCGGATATTCGTTAATCGTTGCACGCACGGCAGTAATTCATAAATTCCTTTATTAAAACGCATGCAGCGATGTACTTACCTCTCCGCAGTGTCATGTTAATGACCTCATGAGCTCTCCTTACCAAGctgataaaaagaaagaaaagtaacAATTACCAATTTGATCAGATAGTAAGAAAACGTGGTAAGATTCGAGGCCAGAATATTGCGCGTCAATCACACTGCAAGTCTTAAACTGGAATAGTTATGCATCTACATTTTTAAAAGAGATACATATAGTGTTTCAATAACACATTTCCCGTGAGATCAATTGCACGGCAAACCCACCCTCCAAACTACTCTACATCAAAGCCTGAATGCCAGCTCAACATCAACAAGTCGAATGTCCCGTTACCTCAAATGGCCCTCAGAATGTCTTTGAATGTGCCTGTATTCAAGAAAAAatcgaaagaaaaaaaaatactattCTCCTCAAAGTTTTCTACAAATTCTAGGCATTAGAATCAATTGTTACAATATATTGGACGTTTCCGAAAAAGAAAGGGAATAAAAGTAGGGGTTAAACTGCGCATCTGTTGTGCCGTAGTAACGAGATTGAATGACTAGGAAGAGGTCCTCACAGACTATACGTAGATTTTGTCAACGGAAGCTGAGTTTATTTGCCAAAATTCAGACCAGTTTCTACCATCTGTTTATTCAATAAAGAAAGATGCTTTCAATGTTCAACTCCATTCCAACCCATATGGTAAGAATCAAATATAAGTTGGCTGCCGTTCTTTGTTGATACTGTTTTAAAACATATTCAGACGAAGAAATATGCTAGGTATCTTTTAGCTAACTAGCCTATGTAGTCTGGCTATCCATATGTGCTAGCACAGTAGTAGCACTTGGTTGTACTGACTCGTAGGTGCGGACCTGAATCCGGCCAACTTTAAAATTCCATTCCATAGTCAGTGTATTTTGACAAAAGTACCCGAAACAGAGGTTGTGTGTTACTTCACCAGAGCCCAATGCACTGTGGAGTCCATCATTCTTGTAGAACAATCTTAAAacgatgctgctgctgctacgaATGCCAAAGACTGTCATTATTAGCTTGCTTCCTCCTGATGTTTTTGCATTCTTTGGCATTCAAACTATATCTCAATAATGCCGAATGTTTGCCCTATTGTTGCAATAATGCCTTTTCTCGTTTTAAACTCACAGGATTATAAAGGCCAGAAACTGGCAGAGCAGATTTTCCAAGGAATTATACTTGTCTCAGCggtaactagacaacatttgaAGATGCATGTTCAATTTATTAGGTGCTTTAGAATTTCCACTGACTCATGATGTTGCATTGCAGGTCATTGGATTTATTTATGGCCTCATCATTGAACAGTTTGGATGGACAGTGTACATAGTCTTGGGAGGATTTGCTGTGTCCTGTGCGGTGAGTTTCAACCCACTTTTAAGTGAATGTTCTACACAACACGACTTTGCCTCCGTTCGTCAGTCAGAGACCAATCTGAGATCGATTGTCGAAATCAGAATAATATTGCCTAGAAAAGCATTTATTTTAATGGTGATGACTTGAAACCACATATTAATTCCCCTCCTTTATCTTCCACCGTTACAGCTGACTCTGCCACCATGGCCAATGTACCGAAAAAACCCTCTCTCTTGGCAGCCAGCCCTACCCGAAACCACGGCAGAGACGAGGGAGAAACCTCAAGAgaatctgaagaagaagaagcacaAGTAGCTCTTGGCTGTGTGGACCCAACTGTCCTGTTGAAATGGGAAATTAACGCCGGTGAAATAAAATAGTTTAAAGAATTTGAAAGGAtcacttttttttacagtttttgttCAGATTTATGATGAGTTTGAATGTCCAATAAACATATTCTGGTACTTTGTTGAGCCTCATACCTTCATGAGATCACAGCAATTGTTTTAAAGTTCTTCAGCAACGTTTTATTATAAAGCATTTAATAAAATCTTTTTACTTTAAAATGTCAACTACAATACATTGCATATTTGAGAGTTGAATTATCACTGGTGTCCTGTTTGAGGATTTGAGTCTAATTCTACCATTAGTTCAGATTTCATTAAATGTTAAATATTGTAACTACACATGTAACAGTAACGGAATTCACATTTATTGCATAATAGTATGTAAAGTTCATGTGTAAAAAATGTCTACAATAATGTTGAACTGAATATTGAAATGGCATAGATTGTCtatacaaacataacatgatTCATGTAATGCATGTTTCTAAAGGCTAAACCACCTAGCCCTTAAAGGCAACATCCTCAAAGAACTTCAGCTGCCGCACCATCACAGCATAGGATTGGTATTTCTCTTCCCCCATTTCCTCCTGGAGACGTAGCTGTAAAGAGACAATAAcaccattacatttacatttagtcatttagcagacttacagcaagtacaggggcattccccccgaggcaagtagggtgaagtgccttgcccaaggacacaacatcatgtggcatggcggggaatcgatccggcaaccttctgattactaggccgACTCCCCGGACTCTCTACCATTATTGTATACCCCAGAAGCGTTTACTTCAATTTAGTGTGAGATCATATTTCTGTAGCAACATGAATGCCATATAATTCATACTGTGTATAGTAAACCATTATGATTCTGTTTAGCTTTGCAGATCAGTCAAGCCTTTCTCTTACAGGCGAATGCTGAATTAGTGTAATTCATTAGCATCCAGGCATCCTATCAGTCTGGTTACCATTTGTATGTGAGGTGTAAATAGTATATAGGGTGGTTAAACAAAGGGTGACTTTCTGACCACACATTTTGGAAAGCAATAACAATATGTGTTTTATTGTGTAAGCAAGCGTTAAATCTGAAGACGTTTAGAACTCTGACCTTGCGTTTGTCCTCGTCTTCCTCGTCCATGATGTCCAAGACGACATCCAGTAGTTTCACCCCTAGTCCCTTCACTACGTCTGTCCGTAGCTTCTCGATGGCCCTCCGGATCTTTGCTGGCCCTGTCGTGTCTTAGTAACAAAGGTAAAACGCAGTGTCTTAGGAAGTATTTCACTTTGAGTGTGTAGCTGTGTTTCCTGTCCAACATGGATTCCAGGTGTGTACAGTATGCGAGTGACAGACTGACCAGTTGGTATTTCGCTGAAGGGGAAATCTTGCTCCTCTCTGGCTTTCCCATGAAGCAGCAGGGTGTCTCTGTACCTCCTGTTCAGTCTGAATTCAGGCAGAGCACGAGAGCCAATGCTACAACCGTCGGGTTCGCAAACCGCCTCTCTGACATCCATTCGTAATGTCTGCGTCATCATCTGAACCAGATCCTGCATATCATTGGATTCGCTCTTTCTGTGACGAGAAAATATATTCACAGTAGTTCAGGTGgatatttacaaacctaaatgTCCAAAACTATTTGGGTAGCCATTCTGATGCCTATTGTATTGACTGCAGCCCACACTTATATTATGGCTTCACAAGAGCTAGTTTAGTAGGGTTTTGTCTGCGTTCTTACCCTTCTTTGCAGTCTCCTTCAGAGCGATCAGTGGAGCTTGTGGATGAACTGCATTCATCCTCATCTGACGGTCGACGcaacctgtctgcctgcagcaCAATATACCACACCTTACATACACCATACATTTATCACAGTAAAAATGGGTTCCCCGTTCCTTTTGGACATAAAGTGTCAGACCGTATAGGGTCATGTGCAATGGTACATGCTCCGTGTGAAAAGGCTTTGCTGCTGAGGGGTTGAGGAAGCCAAACATGTCTGAGGCACTTATTGCATCGACGGTCACATGTAGATGAGTCACATATAGATTTTGTTGttaccttacatttacatttagtcatttagcagacgctcttatccagagcgacttacagtaagtacagggacattctccccgaggcaagtagagtgaagtgccctgcccaaggacacaacgtcatttggcatggccgggaatcgaaccaacaaccttcggattaatagcccaactccctaaccgctcagtcacCTGACCCCCTACCTTGATGTTTTCCCTGGTgaggtcagacacacagcctgtgaCAGGGACATTCCGACTCTCTGGCTGCTTACTGTTAGATGAGGCTACGTCATAAGAAGCCCTTCTTACTGCATGGACAGCTATGGAAGAGAACAGGTTGAATGACAAAAGAGAGATTGATGCATTGCTATTGCATAACCGAGTGTTTGTTGTATTCAGGCCTGTTGATATTTAAAAAGCTGAGAGCGGAGCAGTTAACCTGGTTGGCTGAGGTTTTCTTGCGACTGCCTtaatcttctcctctctctggcagACATGGGGCGTTCCTGAAACCAAGGAGTACATTACAACAGTGGTCCATGTTCGGCAGCTAAGTCTCACGTGGCAGCATTGAGCTCACCTGAGGTAGTGGGGTATGCTTTTCCTTGGCGGTGCTCCCCGAGGTGGGGGCTGAGGGTGCGGAGCAGTTTTTCTCAGCATaatccctgctcctcctcctcccctctaacACGCTGACCGGAGGCGGAGGCAGGGGTCTCTGAGCTGACACTGTCTGAGGCAGAACACACTCAGAGTTTAGCTAACTGCTTGTGATAGACTGTTTAGTCCAATGTTACGGATGAGTACCGCGGTTAAAGAACGAAAGTCAGCATTCTAAAACTGTGAAGATCTTTATAGAGAGAAGAACATTAAGTGCCAGCTACTTTGTCCTCGTCACCAGAAGTTCCACTCCTGTCCTTCTGTCTGCGCGCCCGGGAAACCCAAGGTCCcaaaggagaggagtgagggaacATCGCAGCCGGATCCTGCTCTGGAACCGGTGACAAGGGTTCTACATGATCAGGTACCTAGAAAAAAGGTCAACTGTGATTAAAGGATAACAGCCTCTACTGTCTATTCCTTTAATCTGAAATCAACAGTTCATCCAACTGTCTGCTGAATTACAATACTGTAAGATACTACTACAGAGGAACTTAGAAAGTCATCCTACCAGAGGCTGGGATTCTAACAGCTTTTCTGTGGATTCAAGGCTCTCCTACAAACACAGCAAGAGATACAATTCATGCTAAgataacaaaaacaacagcaaaGGTATACCTGAATGCACCTCTGAGTTATCACTATACAACACGATGTGTACTTACTCTGACATCTGATAAATGGTTTGGTGCTGGAACAGCTTTAAGCAGATGTGTAGTGTCATCTTTACTATCTGCATTCACTGCTACTGTTTGCTCAATGGATTCCACATGGACATTTCCAGGCCCTTTACACGTGGGCAAACTGTTCAAAACATAAGACATCACTGCTTTCAGTTCGGGAGCTGGACTCTCAATAGCCACATCCTTAAGTAGCTCCATGGTATCGTCCTTATCCTCCAGATCAACAGTTCGACTCCTCTCGTCCTCCGTGGCTCGGAGCTTTGGGGCCGCTTGTGGGGCTCCATGAACACATTGCATGGTCGGTCCGTTGGACAgcttcttcccttctcctctcccattTCTGACACCTGATAGGAACTTTCGGGGCGGAGGCACGGGGGTGTTCAGTTTCTCCccgctcctccttcctcctgcgGGTCTGAGGAGGGGTGGATCGTGATGGGCCTTTGACGCGGCGGTCTGGGGCATGTCTCCCAGGGCCGGTCTCTCCTCCGGTCGCAGTGGATGGATATCAATGTCAATGTTACTCAGTGTTGCCAGGGACGCACTGCTGATGTTGAGGTTGTCAGGTGGCGGGGGTTCCTGTGGTAGAGGCGTCTGGGGCAGGCAGGGTTCCAGGGCTCTGCTGCGAGCTTTGTGTTCCTGTGACTGAGACTCCGCTTGCTGTGTATTAAGAATAGAAACGTGGTGACTTTTCATACAGACCTTGAAAAAATGATGCAATATATTTGTGATCCCTATGGTATTTGTTAAGCGTCTAGAGTTTGAATTTTTGACGTTTACCTGTGCCCCTTTGATGTTGGGCTCTGCTTGGGGGATGTGTTGGGGGCACTTAGGCTGAGATGACACTGCACACGCTGTACTGCTGGCCCTGTTACTGCCAACCGCCACTTTCTTTTTCGACTTAGCAGTTTTTCTGGGGAGAAGGGCAAAAGTTGAATCCACAGTTTAATTCAGTATTTAACGCCATTGTATAAAAAGTTCAAGCAACATTAAGGGGGAagaattgaaagagagagagagccaaagcACTTACTCTTTGGTGGCAGCTAGGAACATGGCAATCTGGTGTTTGATGTAGGGCTGTCGTAGGATGAGTTTAACGTCCGGTCTATCATCTGGCCTCCTACACAGCATGCTCTTGATCAGCTCCCCCAGCTGGTGGTCATACTTACTGGGCATCTGAGGCAACTGAACACAAGCGGAAGATTAGGTAGCATGGATCACAAAGCTATTACCGGTATTAACGatcgtcaatttttttatcagtTAACTTTGAAATTGCATATACAGAAACAAAGACCGGACGATTATTTTCCGTTTTGCACAAAAAGGAATCTACGACTTAACCCATTAGTTGTGTTGTCAAGTATTTCAAACACTGACCTTTCCCTCTACAATTCGATACACCAGGGAGTTCATGTCCTTAGCGTTGAAGGCATGTTTCAGAGTGGACATCTCATACACACAGCAACCAAGTGCCCACACATCAGACTGGGAATCAAAAAGGATTCAGATAGCAGTAAATAATCGATGCATCCAATAGAATCCCAGTTAAGTAAGCAAAACAGGAATGCACACTGACTTCACTGTATACTTTAGGACAAGAGCAAGGTTAGGGTTTTTATTCTCCTAATAGTCAACAATTGTGGCAACATAAACAATTAACACGTTTCAAAGAATTAGGCATTACCTTGTGATTGTAAGGTTTGTTAGAGAAAAGTTCAGGGCTCATATAATATGGTGTTCCTATGAGAGTGCTTGCCATATCATTCTGGTTTTCTAGAACCCGGGCAATTCCA is part of the Hypomesus transpacificus isolate Combined female chromosome 9, fHypTra1, whole genome shotgun sequence genome and encodes:
- the nek4 gene encoding serine/threonine-protein kinase Nek4 isoform X1 — protein: MNNYSFLRVVGKGSYGEVNLVKHKTDRKQYVIKKLNLTTSSKRERRSAEQEAQLLSQLRHPNIVTYRESWEGEDCQLYIVMGFCEGGDLYHRLKQQKGELLPERQVVEWFVQIAMALQYLHEKCILHRDLKTQNIFLTKTNIIKVGDLGIARVLENQNDMASTLIGTPYYMSPELFSNKPYNHKSDVWALGCCVYEMSTLKHAFNAKDMNSLVYRIVEGKLPQMPSKYDHQLGELIKSMLCRRPDDRPDVKLILRQPYIKHQIAMFLAATKEKTAKSKKKVAVGSNRASSTACAVSSQPKCPQHIPQAEPNIKGAQQAESQSQEHKARSRALEPCLPQTPLPQEPPPPDNLNISSASLATLSNIDIDIHPLRPEERPALGDMPQTAASKAHHDPPLLRPAGGRRSGEKLNTPVPPPRKFLSGVRNGRGEGKKLSNGPTMQCVHGAPQAAPKLRATEDERSRTVDLEDKDDTMELLKDVAIESPAPELKAVMSYVLNSLPTCKGPGNVHVESIEQTVAVNADSKDDTTHLLKAVPAPNHLSDVRESLESTEKLLESQPLVPDHVEPLSPVPEQDPAAMFPHSSPLGPWVSRARRQKDRSGTSGDEDKTVSAQRPLPPPPVSVLEGRRRSRDYAEKNCSAPSAPTSGSTAKEKHTPLPQERPMSARERRRLRQSQENLSQPAVHAVRRASYDVASSNSKQPESRNVPVTGCVSDLTRENIKADRLRRPSDEDECSSSTSSTDRSEGDCKEGKSESNDMQDLVQMMTQTLRMDVREAVCEPDGCSIGSRALPEFRLNRRYRDTLLLHGKAREEQDFPFSEIPTDTTGPAKIRRAIEKLRTDVVKGLGVKLLDVVLDIMDEEDEDKRKLRLQEEMGEEKYQSYAVMVRQLKFFEDVAFKG
- the nek4 gene encoding serine/threonine-protein kinase Nek4 isoform X2, yielding MGFCEGGDLYHRLKQQKGELLPERQVVEWFVQIAMALQYLHEKCILHRDLKTQNIFLTKTNIIKVGDLGIARVLENQNDMASTLIGTPYYMSPELFSNKPYNHKSDVWALGCCVYEMSTLKHAFNAKDMNSLVYRIVEGKLPQMPSKYDHQLGELIKSMLCRRPDDRPDVKLILRQPYIKHQIAMFLAATKEKTAKSKKKVAVGSNRASSTACAVSSQPKCPQHIPQAEPNIKGAQQAESQSQEHKARSRALEPCLPQTPLPQEPPPPDNLNISSASLATLSNIDIDIHPLRPEERPALGDMPQTAASKAHHDPPLLRPAGGRRSGEKLNTPVPPPRKFLSGVRNGRGEGKKLSNGPTMQCVHGAPQAAPKLRATEDERSRTVDLEDKDDTMELLKDVAIESPAPELKAVMSYVLNSLPTCKGPGNVHVESIEQTVAVNADSKDDTTHLLKAVPAPNHLSDVRESLESTEKLLESQPLVPDHVEPLSPVPEQDPAAMFPHSSPLGPWVSRARRQKDRSGTSGDEDKTVSAQRPLPPPPVSVLEGRRRSRDYAEKNCSAPSAPTSGSTAKEKHTPLPQERPMSARERRRLRQSQENLSQPAVHAVRRASYDVASSNSKQPESRNVPVTGCVSDLTRENIKADRLRRPSDEDECSSSTSSTDRSEGDCKEGKSESNDMQDLVQMMTQTLRMDVREAVCEPDGCSIGSRALPEFRLNRRYRDTLLLHGKAREEQDFPFSEIPTDTTGPAKIRRAIEKLRTDVVKGLGVKLLDVVLDIMDEEDEDKRKLRLQEEMGEEKYQSYAVMVRQLKFFEDVAFKG
- the glt8d1 gene encoding glycosyltransferase 8 domain-containing protein 1 — translated: MTLRRVNVALLVLLAVAFLIIVQRNLLHLNDFLRRENPDAVPGVVLPFEAEFSPNLRPDPVRAGEEIPVVITAAQERVGAAVAAMNSIYQNTMSNVVFYIVTMNDTVDHLKLWLSKTSLNSAKHKIIVFDAYIHALKIPEVPERMKSLKPLTFSRFYMPTLAPDAEKAIYLDDDVIVQGDIKELFDMNLKSGHAAAFSDDCDSASSKGIIRGAGNQINYLGFLDFKKDSIKKLAMRANTCSFNPGVILANLTEWKHQNITSQLEHWMELNAHEDLYSKTLADSITTPPLLIVFYKHYSPIDPMWHVRHLGATGAGNRYSSQFVKAAKLLHWNGHYKPWGRTSSFSDIWNKWYIPDPTGKFHPIRKHE
- the spcs1 gene encoding signal peptidase complex subunit 1, giving the protein MLSMFNSIPTHMDYKGQKLAEQIFQGIILVSAVIGFIYGLIIEQFGWTVYIVLGGFAVSCALTLPPWPMYRKNPLSWQPALPETTAETREKPQENLKKKKHK